A window from Megalobrama amblycephala isolate DHTTF-2021 linkage group LG21, ASM1881202v1, whole genome shotgun sequence encodes these proteins:
- the LOC125257182 gene encoding N-lysine methyltransferase KMT5A-like: MPPRISPLKDAMHHAVSKTDKTFKLDVKYINAEKGCGVFAKSSFCKGDFVVEYRGDMINDAELQRRRKRYHASYAAFMFDFKCIDASREDGSFGRIVNDDHKHPNCKMKKTDVNGKPHLCLFALNDIKEGEEITYDYGGEDYPWRTQMSSIAVDTSTGDSDLSGQRLGWTMNLLISALLNWCVHVHH, from the exons ATGCCACCACGAATCAGCCCCCTTAAGGATGCCATGCATCATGCTGTTTCGAAGACTGACAAGACATTCAAATTAGACGTGAAGTATATAAATGCAGAGAAAG GATGTGGTGTATTCGCAAAGAGTTCCTTTTGCAAAGGTGATTTTGTTGTTGAGTACAGGGGAGATATGATAAATGATGCAGAACTGCAGAGGAGAAGAAAACGTTACCATGCATCCTATGCTGCGTTTATGTTTGATTTCAAGTG taTTGATGCCTCAAGAGAAGATGGATCCTTCGGGCGGATAGTTaatgatgaccacaaacatCCAAATTGTAAGATGAAGAAAACTGATGTGAATGGAAAGCCACACCTTTGTCTGTTTGCCCTTAATGACATTAAAGAAGGAGAAGAAATTACCTATGATTATGGAGGAGAAGACTACCCATGGAGAACACAA ATGAGCAGCATTGCTGTTGATACCAGTACAGGTGATTCTGATCTCTCCGGTCAGAGACTCGGGTGGACGATGAATCTGCTCATATCAGCTCTCCTCAACTGGTGCGTTCATGTTCATCACTAA